A stretch of Kwoniella dendrophila CBS 6074 chromosome 2, complete sequence DNA encodes these proteins:
- a CDS encoding flap endonuclease 1 → MGIKGLTALLSENAPRCMKEHEMKTLFGRKVAIDASMSIYQFLIAVRQQDGQMLMNESGDVTSHLMGFFYRTIRMVDHGIKPCYIFDGKPPELKGNLLAKRFARREEAKEGEEEARETGTAEDIDKLARRQVRVTREHNDECKKLLSLMGIPVVTAPGEAEAQCAELARAGKVYAAGSEDMDTLTFHTPILLRHLTFSEAKKMPISEINLDIALEDLDMTMDRFIELCILLGCDYLEPTKGIGPKTALKLLREHDGLAGVVNFVRGKMEEKEQENKAISSSQHDDDDSDRESEEGGGGGMMVNSDGEEIPVSSPVKKSPAKKKKKVTSSGMVIPEYWPWEEAKQLFITPDVVKGKDLELEWKAPDTEGLVEFLCRDKGFKYKASKLTVSCSEDRVRAGAAKLAKMLAAKQQGRLDGFFTVKPKDAGTTKPAAGGKRKAEEKGGAKKKGKK, encoded by the exons ATGGGTATTAAGG GTCTTACCGCTTTATTGAGTGAGAATGCTCCAAGATGTATGAAGGAACATGAGATGAAAACT CTTTTCGGTAGGAAGGTAGCTATTGACGCTTCTAT GTCAATCTACCAATTCTTGATCGCAGTTAGACAACAGGACGGtcagatgttgatgaatgaaaGTGGTGATGTAACGAG TCATTTGATGGGTTTCTTCTATCGTACGATACGGATGGTGGATCATGGTATAAAACCTTGTTAtatttttgatggtaaacCTCCAGAGCTGAAAGGTAATTTA CTTGCCAAACGATTTGCACGAAGGGAAGAAGCCAAGGAAGGtgaggaagaagctagagaGACAG GTACTGCTGAGGATATCGATAAGCTTGCTCGAAGACAAGTGAGGGTCACGAGAGAGCATAACGACGAATGTAAGAAGCTGTTGTCGTTGATGGGTATACCGGTAGTAACA GCACCaggagaagctgaagctcaaTGTGCTGAGCTTGCTCGAGCAGGAAAA GTATATGCAGCGGGATCTGAAGATATGGATACTCTTACTTTCCATACACCTATATTACTACGACACCTCACCTTCTCGGAAGCCAAGAAGATGCCTATCTCGGAGATCAATCTTGATATAGCCCTAGAGGATTTGGACATGACGATGGATCGA TTTATTGAATTGTGTATATTGCTTGGATGCGATTACTTGGAGCCAACCAAGGGTATTGGACCCAAGACTGCCCTTAAACTCTTACGGGAACATGATGGATTAGCGGGGGTGGTGAATTTTGTTCGAGGAAagatggaagaaaaagaacaagagaaCAAAGCTATCTCATCTTCacaacatgatgatgatgattcagatagagaaagtgaagaaggtggtggtggcggtaTGATGGTTAATTCCGATGGTGAAGAGATACCGGTTAGTAGTCCGGTCAAGAAAAGTCCGgcaaaaaagaagaagaaggttacAAGTTCTGGTATGGTCATACCTGAATATTGGCCATGGGAAGAAGCAAAACAACTTTTCATCACTCCGGATGTGGTGAAAGGTAAAGATCTAGAA CTCGAATGGAAAGCGCCAGATACAGAAGGATTGGTAGAATTCTTATGTCGTGATAAGGGATTCAA ATATAAGGCCTCGAAGCTGACAGTAAGTTGTAGTGAGGATAGAGTGAGAGCAGGAGCTGCTAAATTAGCCAAAATGTTAGCTGCCAAACAGCAAGGCAGATTGGATGGTTTCTTCACTGTTAAACCCAAAGACGCAGGTACAACGAAACCTGCTGCAGGAGGTAAAcgaaaagcagaagaaaaaggaggaGCCAAGAAGAAGGGTAAGAAGTAA